In a single window of the Mucilaginibacter defluvii genome:
- a CDS encoding helix-turn-helix domain-containing protein: MGLIDGDMTIDFGGRLLDIKGTVLFFVNPRVPHALVRRINRTSGYACIFTETFLNSRELHDSPLFRTGGDPVVPLNVEQASFMNGLFNKMLAVYESDYLYKGDLIRSSISLIIHEALRIQPAQATLTFRNGASRIAHLFTDLLERQFPIERSNEPLRLRSPKDYASNLTVHVNYLNRSVRETTGRSTTAHIAARIIAEAKALLQHSDWSVAEIAYALGFDYPAYFNNYFKRLTGSTPNSFRKV, encoded by the coding sequence ATGGGTTTGATCGATGGGGACATGACCATCGATTTTGGTGGCCGGCTACTCGACATCAAAGGGACGGTTCTTTTTTTTGTTAATCCACGTGTACCGCATGCTCTTGTCCGGCGTATCAACCGCACGAGTGGTTATGCCTGCATCTTTACCGAAACCTTCCTTAATAGCCGAGAGCTACACGATTCACCGCTTTTCAGAACAGGCGGTGATCCGGTTGTGCCCCTGAACGTGGAACAAGCAAGCTTTATGAACGGTCTGTTTAATAAAATGCTGGCTGTTTACGAAAGCGACTACCTTTACAAAGGCGATCTGATCAGAAGCAGCATCTCGCTAATCATTCACGAGGCGTTGCGTATCCAGCCTGCACAGGCAACCCTAACGTTCAGGAATGGCGCAAGCCGGATTGCGCATTTATTCACCGACCTGCTCGAAAGACAGTTCCCTATAGAACGGAGCAACGAGCCATTAAGGTTACGCAGCCCGAAAGATTACGCCAGCAATCTTACGGTACACGTCAATTACCTTAACAGGTCGGTCAGAGAAACGACCGGCAGGTCTACCACCGCACATATAGCGGCGAGAATCATTGCCGAAGCTAAAGCGCTATTACAGCATAGCGATTGGAGTGTGGCAGAGATCGCCTACGCGCTTGGTTTTGATTATCCAGCCTACTTTAACAATTATTTCAAGCGGCTCACCGGCAGCACGCCGAACAGTTTCCGTAAGGTTTGA
- a CDS encoding NAD-dependent epimerase/dehydratase family protein: protein MKILVTGATGKVGSRLVPRLLAKGYDVSILVRDRSKATELIGLGAKAITGDLYEPSTLPPAVAGMDAVIHLAALFRTFTDNEGIIKTNREGSIALAQAAQEAGVKRFVFTSTSNVYGSGYRRPAREDEQVDINDPRAYASSKIAAERELISMHQNQSFDVRVLRLGFVYGDNDPHIAEIIPYIGKLKMHSGSRMHMVHHLDVAQALILLLNTEGLDGEIFNVADDAPITLYELAHSIGQMEGTFGIDEGPLDDPFQGVQDISKLRNRTGFRPLVPSYFVARDLDIL, encoded by the coding sequence ATGAAAATTTTAGTAACGGGAGCAACAGGGAAAGTAGGCAGTCGTTTGGTGCCGCGCCTTTTAGCCAAAGGCTATGACGTATCTATACTGGTAAGGGACAGATCGAAAGCAACAGAATTGATCGGACTTGGTGCAAAAGCCATTACCGGTGATCTGTATGAACCATCGACCTTGCCACCTGCGGTAGCGGGGATGGATGCGGTGATCCACCTCGCCGCACTGTTCCGTACCTTTACAGATAACGAAGGTATTATAAAGACCAATCGTGAAGGTAGTATCGCGTTGGCGCAGGCCGCGCAGGAAGCGGGTGTCAAACGTTTTGTATTTACCAGCACCTCCAATGTGTATGGTTCAGGTTATCGTCGGCCAGCAAGAGAAGATGAACAAGTAGACATCAATGACCCGCGTGCTTACGCTTCCAGCAAGATAGCCGCAGAAAGGGAGTTGATCAGTATGCACCAAAACCAGAGTTTTGACGTTCGTGTGCTGCGGCTTGGCTTCGTTTACGGTGACAACGACCCGCACATCGCAGAGATCATTCCTTACATTGGCAAGCTCAAGATGCATTCAGGCTCACGCATGCACATGGTACATCATCTCGATGTTGCACAGGCGCTGATCCTACTGCTGAACACCGAAGGCCTGGACGGAGAGATATTTAACGTGGCCGACGATGCCCCGATAACGTTATATGAGCTGGCTCATTCTATCGGCCAGATGGAAGGAACTTTTGGTATTGATGAGGGCCCGCTTGACGATCCGTTCCAGGGCGTGCAGGATATTTCCAAACTGCGCAATAGAACAGGTTTCCGTCCTTTAGTGCCAAGCTACTTCGTAGCCCGGGATCTTGATATTTTGTAG
- a CDS encoding LytR/AlgR family response regulator transcription factor has protein sequence MIDCVIIDDEQHAIDLLLQHISQVHFLLVVGTATNPVKGLAMITDLKPGLVFLDVQMPQLTGIEMLKLISKDSHIIMTTAYKEYAIEGFEHQVVDYLLKPVQFLRFLKAVNRLWTIHSSLRPATDQDHYVFVKTEQKGKLLKIDARRITYIEGLSNYAIIHMDDQKKIITYLKLKELSESLSARGFVRVHKSYIISLSHLTAVEGNMVRILNEEQPITIGDAYKKAFFDFINTKMLSLPPPDNSFN, from the coding sequence ATGATCGATTGCGTTATTATAGACGATGAGCAGCACGCAATAGATCTGCTTCTTCAACATATCAGCCAGGTGCATTTTCTGCTCGTGGTGGGTACGGCGACAAATCCTGTCAAAGGATTGGCCATGATCACGGATCTGAAACCCGGCCTTGTTTTTTTGGACGTGCAGATGCCTCAGCTTACCGGGATCGAAATGCTTAAGCTTATCAGTAAGGACAGCCATATCATTATGACCACTGCATACAAGGAATATGCTATCGAGGGTTTTGAACACCAGGTTGTCGATTACTTGCTGAAACCCGTTCAGTTCCTTCGATTTTTGAAGGCCGTGAACAGGCTCTGGACAATCCACAGCAGTCTTCGACCGGCAACAGATCAGGATCATTATGTGTTTGTCAAAACCGAACAAAAGGGAAAACTACTTAAGATCGACGCACGCAGGATTACTTATATTGAAGGTCTGAGTAATTACGCGATCATCCATATGGACGATCAAAAAAAGATCATTACTTATCTAAAGCTGAAAGAGCTTTCAGAAAGTCTTTCGGCAAGAGGGTTCGTAAGAGTGCATAAATCCTATATCATTTCGCTCAGCCACCTGACAGCAGTTGAGGGCAACATGGTCAGAATTTTGAACGAAGAGCAACCCATTACGATCGGTGATGCTTACAAAAAGGCTTTCTTTGACTTTATTAATACCAAAATGCTATCGCTGCCGCCGCCGGATAACAGTTTCAATTAA
- a CDS encoding sensor histidine kinase has translation MNPHFLFNSLSFIYGKVIKTDRETADSVLMLANIMRYALGSSESLDGKVNIMDELEHLKNVVEINQRRHDHHLNIRYEEQIDDQSISILPLVLITLVENAFKHGYLHDPEHPLQIRVNTAVNGLTFEIGNKKGKGIKELSNGVGLQNIRQQLKLTYGEGCSFVIADTGLTFSVTLHIKFEYDRLRYYRR, from the coding sequence ATCAACCCGCATTTTTTGTTTAATTCGTTAAGCTTTATTTACGGTAAGGTGATCAAAACGGACAGGGAGACCGCCGATTCGGTCCTGATGCTGGCTAATATCATGCGCTATGCCCTGGGCAGCAGTGAAAGCCTTGATGGTAAAGTGAATATCATGGATGAACTTGAGCACCTGAAGAATGTGGTGGAAATCAATCAGCGCCGTCACGACCATCATTTGAACATCAGGTACGAAGAGCAGATAGATGACCAGTCAATAAGCATTCTTCCGTTGGTGCTGATCACGCTGGTAGAGAACGCATTCAAGCACGGCTATCTGCATGATCCTGAACATCCCTTACAGATCAGGGTAAACACCGCTGTCAACGGACTCACTTTTGAGATCGGGAACAAGAAAGGCAAAGGGATCAAGGAACTGTCTAACGGCGTCGGCCTGCAAAACATCAGACAACAGCTGAAGCTGACTTACGGTGAAGGCTGTAGCTTTGTGATAGCAGACACCGGCTTAACTTTTAGTGTAACTTTACATATAAAATTCGAGTATGATCGATTGCGTTATTATAGACGATGA
- a CDS encoding nuclear transport factor 2 family protein codes for MAKENNNNELTLKIYKAFANNDLAQWDGVIHPDVKLNSPAGRGLAGIETLKSFAGAFHAAFRPTVDLIDHYVAGDRGLVTVNLHWKHDGEEFYGIKPSGQGGTSVETFLLRIENGLVTHWDTADNSLDLANYLFSEGYDLPKEVKPPALIEGPNIHGR; via the coding sequence ATGGCTAAAGAGAATAACAACAACGAACTGACGCTAAAAATCTATAAAGCATTCGCAAACAATGATCTGGCGCAATGGGATGGTGTGATACACCCGGATGTGAAACTAAACAGCCCGGCCGGTCGCGGCTTAGCAGGAATAGAAACGCTTAAATCATTTGCCGGAGCATTTCACGCTGCTTTCCGTCCGACAGTCGACCTGATCGATCATTATGTGGCCGGTGACAGAGGCCTAGTAACGGTCAACCTGCACTGGAAACATGATGGTGAAGAATTTTACGGTATCAAGCCAAGCGGTCAGGGCGGTACTTCAGTAGAAACTTTCCTGCTGCGTATCGAGAACGGTTTGGTGACGCATTGGGATACCGCTGACAACTCACTTGATCTGGCCAACTACCTTTTCAGCGAAGGTTATGATCTGCCGAAAGAAGTAAAACCACCGGCGCTGATCGAGGGACCGAACATCCACGGCAGATAA
- a CDS encoding AraC family transcriptional regulator, with translation MKKERTATVNTRTLSEIHRDHGLPVPAHPLISLIDWPKHQIPKNNFPGTVVSGFYRITLNIGMSGKSKYGQGHYDYSEGGMTFVAPTQVISPCVYDVADDWSMYTLLIHPDFLWNYPIAKTIKQYGFFSYNTNEALHLSDKERNTIITIFQNIEDELNSRIDDVSQDVVIAQIELLLNYANRFYKRQFITRKVVNNDLLQKMDDILDGYLNGDKTLSEGIPTVHFLAEKLNVSPSYLSDMVRSVTGQSALGVIHQKIIEKAKEKLSGTNMSVSEVAYELGFGHPSSFTKLFKAKTDMSPLEFRKSFN, from the coding sequence ATGAAAAAGGAAAGAACCGCTACGGTAAACACCAGAACGCTTTCGGAGATCCACCGGGACCATGGCCTGCCTGTTCCGGCGCATCCGCTGATCAGTCTGATCGACTGGCCGAAACACCAGATCCCAAAAAACAATTTTCCGGGTACCGTTGTCTCGGGCTTCTACCGTATCACTTTAAATATTGGCATGAGTGGTAAGTCCAAATACGGACAAGGCCATTATGACTATTCGGAAGGCGGAATGACCTTCGTCGCGCCAACCCAGGTGATCAGCCCTTGTGTTTACGATGTGGCGGATGACTGGTCGATGTATACGCTGCTGATTCATCCCGATTTTCTGTGGAACTATCCAATCGCGAAAACCATTAAACAGTACGGCTTTTTCTCCTACAATACGAATGAGGCGCTGCACCTTTCCGATAAAGAAAGGAATACGATCATCACCATTTTTCAGAACATCGAAGATGAACTGAACAGCCGGATCGATGATGTCAGCCAGGATGTAGTCATCGCGCAGATCGAATTGTTGCTGAACTACGCGAACAGGTTCTATAAACGTCAGTTCATTACGCGCAAGGTCGTCAACAATGATCTCCTGCAAAAAATGGATGATATTCTGGACGGATACCTGAATGGTGATAAAACACTGAGCGAAGGCATTCCAACCGTTCACTTCCTTGCCGAGAAACTGAATGTTTCGCCGAGTTATCTCAGTGATATGGTGCGCTCGGTGACTGGTCAGAGCGCGTTGGGAGTGATCCATCAGAAGATCATTGAGAAAGCAAAGGAAAAGCTGTCGGGAACGAATATGTCTGTCAGTGAAGTGGCTTATGAACTCGGCTTCGGTCACCCTTCTTCCTTTACGAAATTGTTCAAAGCAAAGACCGATATGTCTCCGCTGGAGTTCAGAAAGTCTTTTAATTAA
- a CDS encoding MFS transporter: MLIAVCCVAVATPFCFTGIAVGLPAISRSLGGTPIQLNWAINSFLLTFGSTLMAAGALADNYGRKRLLLWGLAIFGFFSICLAFSANILWFDILRALQGLGAAAAFAGGFASLAQEFDGSARLRAFSIVGTSIGIGLAFGPIAAGWLIAHFGWPAIFVFVLVLAVLALLFAAIFMRESRDPEAAGLDWKGAISFTLALSAFTFGIIQGPESGWSHPLVAGLLGGSGLLFGIFVLIERASKRPMLDLSLFLFPRFVGAQLLAIAPSFAFVALLVLLPVRFVGIEGMDELAAGQLMVALSAPFLILPIVAGLLTRWFAPATICGAGLAISAAGLYWLSQHPAGTDPVALIGPLLTVGVGISLPWGLMDGLAVSVVPKERAGMATGIFSTSRVAGEGVALAIVTACLSALINTNLRTAVNSKANAVAQLLITGNLKGASALVPQVDQTTLLLGYNNGFTAALWLLSGITLVTALTVFLFLGQSHQTVEAIEQEAEITAAHEPPTDERTS, translated from the coding sequence TTGCTGATAGCGGTCTGCTGCGTAGCGGTCGCCACCCCATTTTGTTTCACCGGGATCGCTGTCGGCTTACCGGCGATCAGCCGTTCGCTCGGCGGCACACCGATACAACTGAACTGGGCGATCAACTCCTTTCTGCTAACCTTCGGCAGTACACTAATGGCTGCGGGCGCTTTAGCAGATAACTATGGCCGTAAACGTCTGTTGCTTTGGGGACTGGCCATCTTTGGTTTTTTCTCGATCTGTCTTGCATTTTCGGCCAACATCCTGTGGTTCGATATACTACGTGCTTTACAAGGTTTGGGTGCAGCTGCTGCCTTCGCAGGTGGCTTTGCTTCTCTGGCGCAGGAATTTGACGGATCAGCAAGGTTAAGGGCTTTCAGTATCGTGGGCACCAGTATCGGCATCGGGCTTGCGTTCGGACCGATCGCCGCCGGATGGCTGATCGCGCACTTCGGCTGGCCGGCCATTTTTGTGTTCGTGCTGGTACTTGCTGTACTCGCCTTATTATTTGCAGCTATTTTCATGCGGGAATCCCGTGACCCGGAGGCCGCCGGGCTGGACTGGAAAGGTGCGATCAGTTTTACGCTCGCACTGTCAGCTTTTACCTTCGGTATCATACAAGGACCGGAAAGCGGATGGTCGCATCCGCTGGTGGCCGGACTTTTAGGTGGATCAGGCTTACTCTTCGGCATTTTTGTACTGATAGAAAGGGCTTCCAAACGCCCGATGCTGGACCTGTCCCTGTTCCTTTTCCCGCGTTTTGTGGGCGCGCAGTTACTGGCGATCGCGCCGTCGTTCGCTTTCGTGGCGCTTTTAGTACTGCTGCCTGTTCGTTTTGTGGGTATCGAAGGAATGGATGAACTTGCCGCCGGCCAGTTGATGGTCGCCCTGTCCGCACCTTTTCTCATCCTGCCCATCGTGGCAGGCCTGCTCACCAGATGGTTCGCCCCGGCGACCATTTGCGGTGCCGGGCTGGCGATCTCTGCTGCCGGTCTTTACTGGCTCAGCCAGCACCCTGCGGGCACCGACCCGGTCGCGCTGATCGGCCCCTTGTTAACGGTCGGTGTGGGCATCAGCCTGCCCTGGGGATTGATGGACGGCCTCGCCGTTAGCGTGGTCCCGAAAGAACGCGCCGGCATGGCGACCGGCATCTTCAGTACCTCGCGTGTAGCTGGCGAAGGCGTTGCCCTGGCTATCGTAACAGCGTGTCTTTCCGCACTGATCAATACCAACCTGAGAACGGCGGTCAATAGCAAGGCCAATGCAGTAGCCCAGCTTTTGATTACGGGAAATTTAAAAGGCGCGTCAGCACTGGTCCCGCAGGTAGATCAAACAACGCTCTTGCTGGGTTACAATAACGGATTTACGGCTGCGCTTTGGTTGTTAAGCGGCATCACCCTGGTAACCGCCCTGACGGTATTCCTGTTCCTGGGGCAAAGCCATCAGACGGTCGAGGCTATCGAGCAGGAAGCGGAGATCACTGCGGCGCATGAGCCGCCTACCGATGAGCGAACTTCCTGA
- a CDS encoding NADPH-dependent F420 reductase — protein sequence MKIGILNTGNIGSRLARAWVAAGHELVIAQDGDYWNLEPLLKELGEKARYGTIREAAEFGDVLLFSVYWPRLEAVLEAAGDALNGKIVIETMNPLGVTEEFVHYHDLEFMKNSSTAETLQSRIPTAKVVKAFNILPAPTLEPAAWKDNPVKPNIFYASDDAEAGKAARGLIVDAGFTPLNTGELKSARAIEQLGVLMHRVANHEYNGDETLIRLGVSVIQAQPGPIFRENLV from the coding sequence ATGAAGATCGGAATTTTGAATACCGGAAACATCGGCTCAAGACTCGCCAGGGCGTGGGTAGCAGCCGGACATGAATTGGTCATTGCACAGGATGGCGATTACTGGAACCTGGAACCACTTTTAAAAGAATTGGGAGAAAAAGCCCGTTATGGCACGATACGGGAAGCTGCCGAGTTTGGCGATGTCCTGCTATTTTCAGTTTACTGGCCGCGCCTGGAAGCTGTACTGGAAGCTGCCGGTGATGCCCTCAACGGCAAGATAGTGATCGAGACCATGAACCCGCTGGGCGTTACTGAAGAGTTCGTTCATTATCACGACCTGGAATTCATGAAGAACAGTTCGACCGCTGAAACCTTGCAGTCACGCATCCCGACCGCGAAAGTGGTGAAAGCATTTAACATCCTACCGGCACCAACACTGGAACCGGCAGCATGGAAAGATAACCCGGTAAAACCCAACATATTTTACGCAAGCGACGATGCGGAAGCCGGAAAAGCAGCACGCGGACTGATCGTCGATGCCGGTTTCACACCGTTGAATACTGGCGAACTGAAATCAGCACGTGCCATTGAGCAACTGGGTGTACTGATGCACCGTGTTGCCAACCACGAGTATAACGGGGATGAAACGCTTATCCGCCTCGGCGTGTCTGTAATCCAGGCACAACCGGGCCCGATATTCCGCGAGAACCTGGTATAA
- a CDS encoding helix-turn-helix domain-containing protein, giving the protein MDVLNGKWKISIISSMCYYNDRRFSEILNDLHGISNKQLSKELKDLEENKLVKRTVLDTTPVSVKYNLTEYGWSLQNLIYDLSDWGKTHRQVVLRESKETPQQNAVTA; this is encoded by the coding sequence ATGGATGTACTCAACGGAAAATGGAAGATCTCCATCATTTCCTCTATGTGTTATTACAATGATCGCCGGTTCTCCGAGATCTTAAATGACCTGCACGGGATCTCCAATAAACAGTTGAGCAAAGAGCTCAAAGACCTGGAGGAGAACAAACTGGTTAAAAGAACAGTCCTGGACACAACGCCTGTATCGGTAAAATATAACCTGACCGAATATGGCTGGTCCCTACAAAACCTGATCTATGATCTTTCCGATTGGGGTAAAACACACCGTCAGGTCGTATTACGCGAGTCTAAGGAAACTCCGCAACAAAACGCAGTAACTGCCTGA
- a CDS encoding SDR family oxidoreductase, with protein MSSSNKNVVITGGSQGIGLATAKQFIGQGANVWITGRNADNLKKAADEIGSANLKTVVSDTSKFDGIAALEKAIADSGVKIDVLFLNAGVAAFAPIEHVTEADFDIQFNTNVKGHFFTLQKLIPHLADGASITFTSSGVATGSAIATAVYSATKAAINKIADVALNELAPRKIRVNIVSPGPIATPGLDSVAPPEAQAYLASTTALQRVGTADEIAGAVVFLASEAAGYINGADIAIDGGFIQYHLK; from the coding sequence ATGAGTTCATCAAACAAAAATGTAGTAATAACCGGTGGTAGTCAGGGAATTGGCTTAGCCACCGCAAAACAATTTATCGGTCAGGGCGCTAATGTTTGGATCACCGGCAGAAATGCAGATAACCTGAAAAAAGCTGCTGACGAGATCGGCAGCGCAAACTTGAAAACTGTTGTCTCCGATACTTCGAAATTCGACGGAATCGCTGCTTTGGAAAAAGCGATCGCCGATAGCGGCGTAAAGATCGACGTATTATTCCTGAACGCAGGTGTTGCCGCTTTCGCACCGATCGAGCACGTTACCGAAGCGGACTTTGACATACAGTTCAATACCAACGTTAAAGGCCATTTCTTCACGCTGCAAAAGCTGATCCCGCATTTGGCTGACGGGGCATCGATCACGTTCACCTCTTCAGGTGTGGCAACAGGTTCAGCTATTGCGACCGCTGTTTATTCAGCGACCAAAGCGGCCATCAATAAGATCGCTGATGTAGCATTGAACGAACTTGCGCCAAGAAAGATCCGTGTAAATATCGTTAGCCCAGGCCCGATCGCTACTCCGGGTCTTGATTCGGTTGCACCGCCGGAAGCTCAGGCCTACCTGGCTTCGACCACTGCGCTGCAACGTGTTGGTACCGCTGACGAGATCGCAGGCGCTGTGGTATTCCTGGCCAGCGAAGCTGCCGGTTATATCAACGGTGCAGATATCGCGATCGACGGTGGCTTTATCCAGTACCACTTGAAATAA
- a CDS encoding SDR family oxidoreductase: MAQENELKNGKVLANTTALVTGGSRGIGRAIAERLAADGALVAVTYNASKDAAEEVVAGIEQAGGKAFALFADLVNASAIPALFEQLDTELTSRTGSNVLHILVNNAGNSGWGGLADATPESFDTMFAVHARAPFFMTQAAQSRLSDGGRIINISSGLATRPLPMVPIYSMAKAAINTLTHALAMELGKRGITVNSVATGWTKTDMNAAVRENSDMVKSIEADTSLGRFGETSDIASVVAFLASHEGRWVTAQVIEASGGYRL; this comes from the coding sequence ATGGCACAAGAAAATGAGTTAAAGAATGGTAAGGTATTAGCCAATACAACAGCATTAGTAACAGGCGGTTCACGCGGCATTGGCCGTGCGATCGCTGAAAGGCTTGCCGCAGATGGCGCATTGGTGGCCGTTACCTACAATGCAAGTAAGGATGCAGCGGAAGAAGTGGTTGCGGGTATCGAGCAAGCGGGCGGCAAAGCATTCGCGCTTTTCGCTGACCTGGTGAACGCTTCAGCGATACCAGCCTTATTTGAGCAACTGGATACCGAACTGACCAGCCGTACTGGCAGCAATGTGTTGCATATCCTGGTAAATAATGCAGGAAACTCAGGCTGGGGCGGTTTGGCTGACGCCACACCGGAAAGCTTTGATACCATGTTCGCAGTACATGCACGCGCGCCGTTTTTTATGACCCAGGCGGCACAAAGCCGTTTATCAGATGGTGGCCGTATCATTAATATTTCGTCAGGTCTCGCCACACGCCCCTTGCCAATGGTCCCGATCTATTCGATGGCCAAGGCTGCTATCAATACGCTAACCCATGCCTTAGCGATGGAATTGGGCAAACGCGGGATCACCGTTAATTCAGTGGCTACGGGCTGGACCAAAACGGATATGAACGCTGCGGTACGCGAAAATTCGGATATGGTCAAATCTATTGAGGCAGATACTTCACTTGGCCGTTTCGGAGAAACTTCAGACATCGCATCTGTTGTTGCCTTTCTTGCCTCACATGAGGGCCGTTGGGTAACCGCGCAGGTAATTGAGGCGAGCGGCGGCTATAGACTTTGA
- a CDS encoding virulence protein RhuM/Fic/DOC family protein: MEYYNLDAIISLGYRVNSKRGTQFRIWANQTLKDHLIQGYTINERKLKDQSAQFDSLKQAVNLLGNVIKNKELSSEEAVGLLKVVTDYSYALDVLDKYDHQQLSLDGTTDYQLFVATYEEAIKAIDDLKIVFGESSLFANEKDDSFKGSIGTIYQSFDGTEFYPTIEEKAANLLYFVVKNYSFSDGNKRIAAYLSKRSLVQWQSHLAIDAGGFCGLDDELSRGTSQKNNWLVKAFYRTIAVFKY; this comes from the coding sequence GTGGAGTATTACAATTTAGACGCAATCATATCATTAGGATACCGGGTAAATTCAAAACGGGGAACACAATTCCGCATTTGGGCTAATCAAACCTTAAAAGATCATCTGATTCAGGGTTATACGATTAACGAACGGAAATTGAAGGATCAGTCGGCTCAATTTGATTCTCTTAAACAAGCCGTAAATCTCTTAGGGAATGTTATAAAGAACAAAGAACTTTCCAGTGAAGAAGCTGTCGGTCTTTTAAAGGTGGTTACCGATTACAGTTATGCACTTGACGTACTCGATAAATATGATCACCAACAATTATCACTTGATGGAACGACAGACTACCAGCTATTTGTTGCAACATACGAAGAAGCTATTAAAGCTATTGATGACCTTAAGATCGTTTTTGGGGAAAGTAGTTTGTTCGCAAATGAAAAAGATGATTCCTTTAAAGGATCCATTGGTACAATTTATCAATCATTCGACGGTACAGAGTTTTACCCCACCATTGAAGAGAAAGCAGCCAATCTTTTATATTTCGTTGTCAAAAATTATTCTTTCTCTGACGGGAATAAGAGGATCGCAGCTTACCTTTCGAAGCGATCTTTAGTTCAATGGCAAAGCCACCTTGCAATTGATGCAGGTGGCTTTTGCGGCTTAGATGACGAACTAAGCCGGGGGACCTCTCAAAAAAACAATTGGTTAGTAAAAGCTTTTTATCGCACGATCGCCGTGTTTAAATATTAA
- a CDS encoding site-specific integrase — protein sequence MKTSQLFGVHFTIKKEKAKDGVTNVYAAVTVNKERVRFALKHQVKVDNWDSGRGGLRIKVPEAKETNAYLEQVKFTITTYYQQLQIAGKEVTPQLLKAMFLGEDTEQTYSLSKLMDYHYETASAALTWSTLKHYAVTRRYLEKFLKEKRNTTDIRINDVDYKFIIDFETYLRNHKPKDHQRPMNNNGVMKHLIRLRKMTTLALKLTWISRDPFKNYKFRYKKVETALLNQKELDSIKVKDFAVDRLNIVRDLFVFSCYTGLFYVDLMNLKENNITTGEDGAQWIKLFRQKSDEPTNIPILPVAQQILERYRHGDRAEITGTLFPNLSNQKVNSYLKEIGFMNGIKKVLTFGVHYDNPF from the coding sequence ATGAAGACATCACAGTTGTTTGGTGTGCATTTCACCATCAAAAAAGAAAAGGCGAAGGACGGCGTAACGAACGTTTATGCAGCCGTTACCGTCAACAAAGAACGTGTTCGATTCGCATTAAAACATCAAGTGAAGGTCGACAATTGGGACTCGGGTCGTGGCGGTCTAAGGATAAAGGTCCCCGAAGCCAAAGAGACCAACGCTTACCTTGAACAGGTCAAATTCACGATCACAACCTATTACCAGCAATTACAGATCGCTGGCAAGGAAGTTACGCCACAACTACTTAAGGCTATGTTCCTGGGCGAAGATACTGAGCAAACCTATTCGCTCAGCAAATTGATGGACTACCACTACGAGACCGCCTCTGCCGCCCTCACGTGGAGCACACTCAAGCATTATGCTGTAACCCGCCGGTACCTGGAGAAGTTCCTGAAAGAAAAGCGCAATACGACCGACATCAGGATCAATGATGTCGACTACAAGTTCATTATTGACTTTGAGACCTATCTCCGGAACCATAAGCCCAAAGATCATCAACGGCCGATGAACAACAACGGCGTAATGAAACACCTGATCCGCCTGCGTAAAATGACGACGCTCGCGTTAAAATTGACCTGGATATCCCGTGATCCTTTCAAGAATTATAAGTTCAGGTATAAAAAAGTTGAGACCGCCCTCCTCAATCAAAAAGAACTTGATTCCATCAAGGTAAAAGATTTTGCTGTCGACCGGCTGAACATCGTTCGTGATCTATTCGTTTTCAGTTGCTACACCGGGCTATTTTATGTGGACCTGATGAACCTGAAGGAGAACAATATTACTACGGGTGAAGATGGTGCGCAGTGGATCAAGTTATTCCGCCAAAAAAGCGACGAACCGACCAATATCCCTATCCTTCCCGTCGCCCAGCAAATTTTGGAGCGTTACCGTCACGGTGACCGCGCGGAGATCACAGGTACGCTTTTCCCCAATCTGTCTAATCAAAAGGTTAACAGTTACCTGAAAGAGATCGGCTTTATGAACGGGATCAAAAAGGTACTCACATTCGGTGTCCACTACGATAACCCTTTCTAA
- a CDS encoding cold shock domain-containing protein produces the protein MQQEGIVKFFNTQKGFGFISQNDNRDDLFVHSTGLIDQINENDRVSYEVETGRKGLNAINVQVI, from the coding sequence ATGCAACAAGAAGGAATCGTGAAATTCTTCAACACTCAAAAAGGGTTTGGATTTATTTCACAAAACGACAATCGTGACGACCTGTTCGTTCACTCAACTGGTCTGATAGATCAGATCAATGAGAACGACCGCGTAAGTTATGAAGTCGAAACAGGCCGCAAGGGTCTGAATGCGATCAATGTACAAGTGATTTAA